In Kangiella koreensis DSM 16069, a single window of DNA contains:
- a CDS encoding response regulator transcription factor — protein sequence MTSNLLLIEDDEVFAQVLQNSLQKRGISCTHVSTIEQASDPELGKDFDSIVLDLYLDGESGLSILPQLRQRYPQASILVLTGYASIATTVQAMKLGTDNYLPKPANATQILNALTQESIELPESSQQKVVDQSEKSSDAGMQQDVLSVERLQWEHIQSVLAQHQGNISATARALGMHRRTLQRKLSKKPKNK from the coding sequence ATGACCAGTAATTTGCTTCTGATCGAAGATGATGAGGTTTTTGCTCAGGTGCTGCAAAACTCGCTACAAAAGCGGGGAATAAGCTGCACTCATGTGAGTACTATCGAACAGGCGTCAGATCCTGAGCTGGGCAAGGATTTCGACTCGATAGTGCTGGACCTGTATCTGGATGGTGAGTCGGGCTTAAGCATTTTGCCGCAACTGCGCCAACGATATCCGCAGGCCAGTATTCTGGTGCTGACCGGTTATGCCAGCATAGCAACCACGGTACAGGCGATGAAGCTGGGCACAGATAACTACCTGCCCAAACCTGCCAATGCCACCCAGATACTGAATGCACTTACTCAAGAGTCAATTGAACTACCTGAGTCGAGTCAGCAGAAGGTTGTCGACCAATCGGAAAAGAGTAGTGATGCTGGGATGCAACAAGATGTTCTGTCGGTTGAGCGGTTACAGTGGGAGCATATCCAATCTGTCTTGGCCCAGCATCAGGGCAACATTTCTGCAACCGCCAGAGCCTTGGGGATGCATCGAAGAACCTTACAGCGGAAATTGTCAAAAAAGCCTAAAAATAAATAA
- a CDS encoding lipid A deacylase LpxR family protein, whose protein sequence is MSAKTMQTAVATLALCFIPLSIAAGEVPFAEQELDDPDTFVTITVENDLFAGRDGGYTNGIGVSWGRGPFQTMEETDSPEWLQSMAHAFGIHDDTQHFNAATYSIFQGIQTPSDITNSNFEPNDLPYAGILGWRGTIHSWTESRAEQFSLILGMVGPASLAEQSQKAVHKITGSDEPMGWDYQLHNEPVFALQARRSWRHEISNGDGHGVDFIGMLEASGGNFSSYIAGTYMVRWGLNLQRSHASISVLPGREINPLAGTNTEEYYVFFGVQPRYVFNDIFVDGNTFRDSPSVTIKNERLIYSTGFVWNWKNWGLLFSLAETTSTFEERKGNAKFGSVSISYRL, encoded by the coding sequence ATGTCAGCTAAAACAATGCAGACTGCAGTTGCTACGCTTGCGTTATGCTTTATCCCATTATCTATCGCAGCTGGTGAGGTTCCTTTCGCTGAACAGGAATTAGATGACCCCGATACTTTTGTAACCATTACCGTTGAGAATGATTTATTTGCTGGTCGCGACGGTGGCTATACTAATGGCATTGGTGTCAGTTGGGGACGAGGGCCTTTCCAGACCATGGAAGAGACCGATAGTCCAGAATGGCTACAATCAATGGCACACGCATTTGGTATTCACGATGACACTCAGCATTTTAATGCTGCGACCTATAGTATCTTTCAGGGAATTCAGACACCTTCCGATATTACTAACTCTAATTTTGAGCCGAATGACTTGCCTTATGCTGGGATTTTAGGTTGGCGTGGCACCATCCATTCCTGGACTGAAAGTCGTGCCGAACAATTTAGCCTGATACTCGGTATGGTTGGCCCTGCATCGCTTGCGGAGCAATCTCAAAAGGCTGTACATAAAATTACCGGTTCTGACGAGCCAATGGGCTGGGATTATCAGTTACATAATGAGCCAGTATTTGCCTTACAGGCACGCCGCAGCTGGCGGCATGAAATCAGTAATGGCGATGGGCATGGTGTTGACTTTATCGGCATGCTTGAAGCAAGTGGTGGTAACTTTTCCTCGTATATCGCCGGAACTTACATGGTACGTTGGGGTTTAAACCTCCAGCGAAGCCATGCCTCCATCAGCGTATTGCCGGGACGTGAAATTAACCCTTTGGCGGGTACCAATACTGAAGAGTATTACGTCTTCTTTGGTGTTCAACCGCGCTATGTCTTCAATGATATTTTTGTAGATGGAAATACGTTCCGAGATAGTCCTTCTGTTACCATCAAGAACGAACGGCTGATCTACTCTACCGGCTTTGTCTGGAACTGGAAAAACTGGGGGCTGTTGTTTTCATTGGCAGAAACTACAAGCACTTTTGAAGAACGTAAAGGCAATGCCAAGTTTGGATCGGTCAGCATTAGCTATCGTTTGTAG
- a CDS encoding TonB-dependent receptor family protein — translation MQPRFSFSALTVAMTIALTASQATLADDLKKGDQVETIQIIGDSQAAQKVPGSAHVVSETELEEFKYTDVNRALQQVPGVYIQLEDGLGLRPNIGIRGTGTGRSGRVTLMEDGVLIAPAPYSASSAYYFPTFDRITGIEVLKGPAAIKYGPFTVGGAVNLISRQIPVDAQGQLKLELGENNERRAYAYYGDSSDNFGYLIEANKHVTDGFKTIDRHGDETGFDKDDYVAKFRFNSDYSADVYQQLDVKIQHSTEDSDQSYLGLTDADFAANPYRMYGVSALDNFDGEHDQYVLSYYADLSDSFDLRVTAYRNETARNWYKTGAFIMDDPLNPGTSTRYSWSSIINEINTGGSNATYFQSILDGADSPNDRIEITDNNRNYISEGIQASFEWDFTVGEAQHDLQLGLRVHEDEEDRFQRNSYFIQENGTLVLDQADAWGTAGNRVSSAEANSYYLVDTITYGDWIFTPGVRYEDVDLKREDWANATDRSAAPSVRTNSASEVLPGFGALWLLSDNTSLLFGVNKGFAPPGNSPTDKPEESWNYEMGVRFAGESYNSELIAFYSDYDNLLGECTLSNSGCSIDEIGDRFNGGAAEVKGLELRVVGKFAENWLGSFSYTYTDTEFASTFDSNVWGPVENGQPIPYIPENQMQLSFGYDNSEWNIFTNLNYVDGTCTKPACGAFQQTDDRFIVDLASEFDINDSTSIYATIDNLLDDDSIVAREPYGARPDKPRTARVGVKFNF, via the coding sequence ATGCAACCTCGTTTCTCTTTCAGCGCATTAACTGTTGCTATGACAATTGCGCTTACAGCATCTCAAGCAACTTTAGCCGACGACCTTAAAAAAGGTGATCAAGTCGAAACCATCCAAATCATTGGCGATAGCCAGGCAGCGCAAAAAGTGCCAGGTTCTGCACACGTGGTTTCAGAAACTGAGCTAGAAGAATTCAAATATACCGACGTTAACCGTGCATTACAGCAAGTACCGGGCGTCTATATCCAACTGGAAGATGGCTTGGGTTTACGTCCAAATATCGGTATTCGTGGAACGGGAACGGGCCGCTCAGGTCGCGTTACCCTGATGGAGGATGGTGTGTTAATCGCTCCAGCGCCTTATTCAGCTTCGTCAGCTTATTATTTCCCAACCTTTGACCGTATTACTGGTATCGAGGTATTGAAAGGCCCAGCCGCTATTAAATACGGCCCATTCACTGTGGGCGGTGCTGTTAACCTGATTTCTCGTCAGATTCCAGTCGATGCCCAGGGGCAGCTAAAATTAGAGCTTGGTGAGAACAATGAACGCCGTGCTTACGCTTATTATGGTGATAGCAGCGATAATTTTGGTTACCTGATCGAAGCTAACAAACACGTTACTGATGGTTTCAAAACGATTGACCGTCATGGCGATGAAACAGGCTTCGACAAAGACGATTATGTTGCTAAGTTCCGTTTTAACTCAGATTACTCAGCTGACGTTTATCAGCAATTGGATGTCAAAATCCAGCACTCAACTGAAGATTCGGATCAGTCTTACTTAGGTTTGACCGACGCTGATTTTGCCGCTAACCCATACCGCATGTATGGCGTTTCAGCGCTGGATAATTTTGACGGTGAGCATGACCAATATGTATTGAGCTACTACGCTGATTTAAGCGACAGTTTTGACTTGCGTGTCACTGCGTATCGCAATGAAACGGCACGTAACTGGTATAAGACTGGTGCCTTCATTATGGATGACCCACTAAACCCAGGTACTTCAACTCGTTATAGCTGGTCAAGCATTATCAATGAAATTAATACCGGTGGTAGCAATGCGACTTACTTCCAGTCTATTCTGGATGGTGCGGATTCGCCTAATGACCGCATTGAAATTACAGACAATAATCGTAACTATATAAGCGAAGGCATTCAGGCCAGTTTCGAGTGGGATTTCACTGTTGGCGAAGCGCAACATGACTTGCAGTTAGGCTTGCGTGTTCATGAAGATGAAGAAGATCGCTTCCAGCGCAACAGCTACTTCATTCAGGAAAATGGCACATTAGTGTTGGATCAGGCAGATGCCTGGGGCACAGCCGGTAATCGTGTTTCTTCAGCAGAAGCAAACTCTTACTATTTAGTTGACACCATTACTTACGGTGACTGGATCTTTACACCTGGTGTTCGTTACGAAGACGTGGATTTAAAGCGCGAAGATTGGGCTAATGCAACCGACCGCAGCGCAGCGCCAAGTGTTCGCACAAACAGCGCCTCAGAAGTGCTGCCTGGCTTTGGTGCCTTGTGGTTATTAAGCGATAACACCAGTTTATTGTTTGGTGTGAATAAAGGTTTTGCACCTCCTGGAAACAGCCCTACGGACAAACCAGAAGAAAGCTGGAACTACGAAATGGGTGTGCGTTTTGCCGGAGAAAGCTATAACAGTGAGCTGATCGCTTTCTACAGTGATTATGACAACCTGTTAGGCGAGTGTACTCTATCGAATAGTGGCTGTAGCATTGATGAAATCGGCGACCGATTCAACGGCGGTGCTGCTGAAGTAAAAGGTCTTGAGTTACGTGTTGTAGGCAAGTTCGCTGAGAACTGGCTGGGAAGTTTCAGCTACACCTACACCGACACTGAATTTGCTTCGACTTTTGATAGTAATGTCTGGGGCCCTGTGGAAAATGGTCAGCCAATTCCATACATCCCTGAAAATCAAATGCAATTATCGTTCGGTTATGACAACTCAGAGTGGAATATTTTCACTAACTTGAACTATGTTGATGGCACTTGTACTAAGCCAGCTTGTGGCGCCTTCCAACAAACAGACGATCGCTTTATCGTTGATTTAGCGTCTGAGTTTGATATCAACGATAGCACCAGCATCTACGCAACAATTGACAACCTGTTAGACGATGACTCGATTGTTGCACGCGAGCCTTATGGAGCACGCCCTGATAAACCAAGAACTGCACGAGTTGGTGTGAAGTTTAACTTCTAA
- a CDS encoding MGMT family protein: MPAKSKKIAQQKLEAPTQDRMQHFRQQVYYWVKQIPVGKVSSYGRIAKLAGFPRHARHVSKALGLAHSDLDLPWFRVIGSDGRIAFHADSAYYSEQEKRLKKEGVKFVKGKAPADCFWSPHPNDEGDIAAEEFFK, from the coding sequence ATGCCAGCCAAATCAAAAAAGATTGCACAACAAAAATTAGAGGCACCCACCCAGGATCGAATGCAGCACTTTCGGCAGCAGGTGTATTACTGGGTTAAACAAATCCCTGTTGGTAAAGTCAGTAGCTATGGTCGAATTGCAAAGCTGGCTGGCTTTCCACGTCACGCTCGACATGTCAGCAAAGCACTTGGTTTAGCGCATAGTGACTTAGACCTTCCCTGGTTTCGAGTGATTGGCTCGGATGGAAGAATCGCTTTTCATGCTGACAGTGCTTATTACTCTGAGCAAGAAAAACGATTAAAAAAGGAAGGGGTAAAGTTTGTCAAAGGTAAGGCCCCAGCAGATTGTTTCTGGTCACCGCATCCAAACGATGAGGGTGACATTGCCGCAGAAGAATTCTTTAAGTAA
- a CDS encoding DUF2889 domain-containing protein, protein MALSKPNNRKPIHYRNIQCDGYLRDDGLWDIEAHLTDDKGYPFPTLQRGVLQPGELVHELWLRLTLDDQLVIKNIEAAMPITPFSICSQIEDNYKSLIGLQVGRGWMQKAKELVGGVEGCSHLLELLRPMATTAIQTIYPYLNFSEDGRFPISNNVLNSCHSFSDRNKVIKEFWPDKYQGQRLDVQEVNDE, encoded by the coding sequence ATGGCGCTATCAAAACCAAACAATCGTAAACCGATTCATTATCGAAATATTCAATGCGACGGCTATCTGAGAGACGATGGCTTGTGGGATATTGAAGCGCACCTGACTGATGATAAAGGTTATCCGTTTCCAACCCTGCAGCGCGGTGTGTTGCAACCGGGTGAATTAGTGCATGAACTGTGGTTAAGGTTAACTTTGGATGACCAGTTGGTGATAAAGAATATTGAGGCGGCCATGCCAATCACACCCTTTAGCATTTGCTCGCAGATTGAGGATAATTATAAAAGTCTAATCGGTCTGCAGGTTGGGCGTGGCTGGATGCAAAAAGCTAAGGAATTGGTAGGTGGTGTTGAAGGCTGCTCACACCTGTTAGAATTACTAAGACCAATGGCGACCACTGCAATTCAGACTATTTATCCATACTTGAACTTTTCAGAGGATGGTCGCTTTCCAATAAGTAATAACGTGTTGAATTCATGTCATAGTTTTTCAGATAGGAATAAAGTTATTAAGGAGTTCTGGCCTGACAAATATCAAGGACAGCGACTTGACGTTCAAGAGGTTAATGATGAGTAG
- a CDS encoding DUF937 domain-containing protein, translating to MITLMELIFGNDDRPTDQRPLQEIGVKYNLHQEQLHRVMELYLQAMLKGLQDNVSYGGLDALMDALGRNKSEEFLKYPHQIIESKAVDNGNYILGHILKEKDVSRDLATSVSRRTGIDQDTLEIVLPITATFMMGRLGLYLDDIEDSQKRDTLLDILQIEEGTSLREMIVQKQKQLYGE from the coding sequence ATGATAACACTGATGGAGCTCATATTTGGTAATGATGATCGGCCAACGGATCAAAGGCCATTGCAGGAAATTGGTGTTAAATATAACTTACACCAGGAGCAGCTACATCGGGTGATGGAGCTATATCTGCAGGCAATGCTTAAAGGTTTGCAGGATAATGTTAGTTACGGTGGGCTGGATGCTTTAATGGATGCCCTGGGTCGCAATAAGAGCGAAGAGTTTTTGAAGTACCCTCATCAGATCATAGAGTCAAAAGCGGTCGATAACGGTAACTATATTCTGGGTCATATACTTAAAGAAAAAGATGTTAGCCGTGACCTGGCAACCAGTGTTTCACGAAGAACAGGCATTGATCAGGACACTCTGGAAATTGTTTTACCGATTACTGCAACTTTCATGATGGGGCGTTTGGGTCTGTATCTTGATGATATCGAAGATAGTCAGAAGCGAGATACTTTGCTGGATATTTTACAAATTGAAGAAGGCACCAGTTTGCGCGAAATGATTGTGCAAAAGCAGAAGCAACTGTATGGGGAGTAG
- the uup gene encoding ATP-binding cassette ATPase Uup, with the protein MALVTLQQVEVSYGGPALLNKVDFTMEPGERVCLIGRNGVGKSTLLKVINREIIPDDGDIRFVQGIKVAKLTQEVPSGTSGSVFDVVAEGLGEAGALIREFHHLIQSTDDASMQKLARVQEKIEEINGWAMDQKVETVINRLSLDAEKSFDELSGGMKRRVLLAKALVEQPDILLLDEPTNHLDVESIEWLENFLKAYEGSLLFITHDRRFLKNLATRIVEVDRGKLTSWPGDYENFLRRKAEQLAAEEKQNQDFDKKLAQEEVWIRQGIKARRTRNEGRVRRLEAARQERAERRNLIGNVKLQAQDVEASGKKVIEAKNIHHGYEGRTLVDDFSTLIMRGDRIGIIGPNGVGKTTLINILLGELKPDEGDVKLGTKLEIAYFDQHRAQLDEKQSAMDNVSGGKDLMTINGQPRHVISYLQDFLFTPERARAPITALSGGERNRLLLAKIMAKPSNLLILDEPTNDLDIETLELLEEMLDNYPGTLMLVSHDRDFLNNVVTSTIAFEGNGIVKEYVGGYDDWLRQKPRDAGSTSSAKLAQEKQTDSEPKTKASNKGQKKLKKLSYKDQLELDKLPELLADLEQKIEAVHKQMSDPEFYQKDGDTIAETKQALEQLEAELEQKFERWEALEEMRNSL; encoded by the coding sequence ATGGCATTAGTAACACTACAACAAGTTGAAGTCAGCTATGGCGGTCCTGCCTTGCTGAATAAAGTCGATTTTACCATGGAGCCCGGAGAAAGGGTTTGTCTGATTGGGCGTAATGGCGTCGGCAAATCGACCCTACTTAAAGTCATCAACCGCGAAATTATCCCTGATGATGGTGATATTCGCTTTGTACAGGGCATAAAAGTCGCCAAACTGACTCAAGAAGTGCCATCCGGCACCAGTGGCAGCGTATTTGACGTTGTCGCGGAAGGTCTGGGCGAAGCGGGGGCGTTAATTCGAGAATTTCATCATTTAATCCAATCCACTGACGATGCATCGATGCAGAAATTGGCGCGTGTTCAGGAAAAAATCGAAGAAATTAACGGCTGGGCAATGGATCAGAAAGTCGAGACCGTGATTAATCGCTTGAGTCTCGACGCCGAAAAATCTTTCGATGAGCTGTCCGGAGGTATGAAAAGACGAGTTCTTTTGGCTAAAGCGTTAGTGGAACAGCCGGACATTTTATTACTTGATGAGCCAACCAACCACCTGGATGTAGAGTCTATCGAATGGTTGGAAAACTTCCTGAAAGCCTACGAAGGCAGTTTGCTGTTTATTACCCACGATCGTCGATTCCTGAAAAATCTGGCGACTCGAATCGTTGAAGTAGACCGCGGCAAATTGACCTCATGGCCTGGCGACTATGAAAACTTTCTGCGTCGAAAGGCGGAGCAGCTGGCGGCGGAAGAAAAGCAAAATCAGGATTTCGATAAAAAACTTGCTCAAGAAGAAGTCTGGATTCGTCAGGGGATCAAAGCTCGCCGTACTCGTAACGAGGGGCGTGTTCGCAGACTAGAAGCTGCGCGACAAGAGCGTGCGGAGCGCCGTAACCTGATTGGCAATGTAAAGCTGCAAGCACAAGATGTGGAAGCATCGGGTAAGAAGGTTATCGAAGCCAAAAATATCCACCATGGATATGAAGGACGAACCTTAGTCGATGATTTTTCGACTCTGATTATGCGTGGTGATCGGATTGGTATTATTGGACCTAACGGTGTCGGTAAAACCACCCTGATCAATATTTTGCTAGGAGAGTTAAAGCCAGATGAGGGCGACGTAAAATTAGGTACCAAATTAGAGATCGCTTATTTCGATCAGCATCGCGCCCAGTTGGATGAGAAGCAATCGGCTATGGACAATGTATCTGGTGGTAAAGACTTGATGACCATTAATGGTCAGCCACGTCATGTTATCAGCTATTTGCAGGATTTCCTGTTTACTCCTGAGCGTGCAAGAGCACCCATTACCGCTTTGTCAGGTGGTGAGCGAAATCGATTGCTGCTCGCTAAAATCATGGCTAAGCCCTCGAATTTATTAATTCTGGATGAGCCGACCAATGATCTGGATATTGAGACACTCGAATTGCTGGAAGAAATGTTGGATAACTATCCAGGTACTTTGATGCTGGTTTCTCACGATCGTGATTTTTTGAATAATGTGGTGACTAGCACAATCGCTTTTGAAGGAAATGGTATTGTTAAAGAGTACGTAGGCGGTTATGACGACTGGTTACGACAAAAGCCGCGTGATGCAGGCAGTACTTCGAGTGCTAAGTTGGCTCAGGAAAAACAAACAGACTCTGAACCAAAAACTAAAGCGTCAAACAAGGGTCAGAAGAAGCTCAAGAAGCTGAGTTATAAAGATCAGCTTGAGCTTGATAAGTTACCTGAATTGCTAGCAGATCTTGAGCAAAAAATTGAAGCGGTGCATAAGCAAATGAGCGATCCTGAATTTTATCAAAAGGATGGCGATACAATTGCCGAAACCAAGCAAGCGCTGGAGCAACTTGAAGCAGAATTGGAGCAAAAGTTTGAGCGCTGGGAAGCTTTGGAAGAAATGAGAAATAGTCTGTAA
- the greB gene encoding transcription elongation factor GreB: MPRSNLITAAGAVRLRNELAYLWKTLRPEVTRAINAAAAEGDRSENAEYIYRKKQLREIDRRVRYLQKRTADLRVIEHTPQEKDKIFFGAQVSLEDENGQEIIYRLVGSDEFDHKPHYISIDSPMARALLKKQIDDEVKLRLPDGEKLFWIMGIEYPSPHED, translated from the coding sequence ATGCCACGATCTAACTTAATCACCGCCGCAGGTGCGGTTCGCCTACGCAATGAACTTGCTTACTTGTGGAAAACACTGCGTCCTGAAGTTACCCGCGCCATCAATGCGGCAGCAGCGGAAGGCGACCGCAGTGAAAATGCCGAATATATTTACCGAAAAAAACAACTGCGTGAAATTGATCGCCGGGTGCGCTACTTACAGAAACGCACAGCTGATCTAAGAGTTATAGAGCACACTCCACAAGAGAAAGATAAAATATTCTTTGGTGCTCAGGTTTCATTAGAAGATGAGAATGGCCAGGAAATTATTTACCGCCTGGTTGGTTCTGACGAATTTGATCACAAACCACATTACATCAGCATCGATTCTCCGATGGCTCGCGCTCTGTTAAAAAAACAGATTGATGATGAAGTTAAACTAAGATTGCCAGATGGAGAAAAGCTGTTCTGGATTATGGGAATCGAATACCCATCACCGCATGAAGATTAA
- the smrA gene encoding DNA endonuclease SmrA, producing the protein MSQDDFELFKKELSDVQRLKNDRVNLHKANEGPSIAQQARREAAVGRKPNVDPNYLTTDFVEPVLPNDWLEYKKDGVQEGVYKKLRLGKYTIDAHIDLHRRSVNEAREDVFYFLSGSFKRGKRAVLITHGKGERSHPQAVLKSHVNHWLKQHSAVLAFHSAQKQHGGLGSVYVLLKKNDEEKQINRELFNKGFGKRL; encoded by the coding sequence ATGTCACAAGATGATTTTGAGCTATTTAAAAAAGAGTTGTCCGACGTTCAGCGCCTTAAAAATGATCGGGTAAATTTGCATAAAGCCAATGAAGGCCCAAGTATCGCACAGCAGGCAAGGCGCGAAGCTGCTGTAGGTCGTAAGCCTAATGTGGATCCCAATTACCTGACTACAGATTTTGTTGAGCCGGTGTTGCCAAATGATTGGCTTGAATATAAAAAAGACGGTGTTCAAGAGGGTGTCTATAAAAAGTTACGGCTTGGGAAATATACTATTGATGCGCATATAGATTTACATCGACGCAGTGTGAATGAAGCGCGTGAAGATGTGTTTTATTTCCTGAGTGGTAGTTTTAAGCGTGGAAAACGCGCAGTATTAATCACTCACGGCAAAGGTGAACGTAGCCATCCACAGGCAGTTTTAAAAAGTCATGTCAATCATTGGTTGAAACAGCATAGTGCTGTGCTGGCATTCCATTCGGCACAGAAGCAACATGGTGGTTTAGGCTCGGTTTATGTTTTGCTTAAAAAAAATGATGAAGAAAAACAAATTAATCGAGAATTATTTAATAAAGGTTTTGGAAAAAGACTGTAA
- a CDS encoding TraR/DksA family transcriptional regulator gives MINDKKTAHYREELLLIQKELVEALGLAEEVGEKVELDQARFGRVSRGTALMDQAMSEASVERDKKRLVAVRKALKRIEEGQYGFCLECDEPISAKRLEVAPETELCLDCQSFKEEHDRK, from the coding sequence ATGATCAACGACAAGAAAACTGCTCATTACCGAGAAGAGTTACTGCTTATCCAAAAAGAGTTAGTAGAAGCTTTGGGATTGGCTGAAGAAGTCGGTGAAAAAGTGGAGTTAGACCAGGCGCGTTTTGGACGTGTTTCGCGGGGTACTGCGTTGATGGATCAGGCCATGTCCGAAGCAAGTGTTGAGCGTGATAAAAAACGATTAGTTGCAGTGAGAAAAGCACTTAAGCGTATAGAGGAAGGACAGTATGGTTTTTGTCTTGAATGTGATGAGCCGATCAGCGCGAAGCGCCTAGAAGTCGCACCTGAAACAGAGTTGTGCCTTGATTGCCAATCGTTCAAAGAAGAACATGACCGAAAATAG
- a CDS encoding sensor histidine kinase codes for MPHFNQQIMTPLSWGRGFALLLQVLYLFWLQQMPSPVVWVILSVQTAILLHTLVISRATVSELGIFVALLLDALLLIAYVYLTGGIANPLISLLLLPVATASLMLKSRYALSLLVIAIAGYSLLLSVVSEHQAHQSFISHLIGMWLVFIASALLLYYLVSRLVRATRGQQLELEQQKQRQLRDDYLLALGVSAADAAHQLNTPLSSMAVMVDDMPVSDDKKLMEQQISRCQKITQSIQAQFEQLKQRQYQTISVSDLLSQVASSFRLLHPEVRLELDAGSDCNSNLYQLNSHLGFNSALLNIMDNAAKASELNQQSRIKLACEIDKNHAGQPSLTLQIFDYGEGLAKHQLESYGFVPNFNSQQGMGTGSLISSASIELMDGTIHIENHPQGAVVTVSLPIKQQVTAKTRS; via the coding sequence ATGCCACATTTTAACCAACAAATTATGACGCCACTGAGTTGGGGCAGGGGCTTTGCACTATTACTACAGGTACTTTACCTGTTTTGGCTGCAGCAAATGCCGTCCCCCGTGGTTTGGGTCATTCTGTCGGTGCAAACAGCCATACTGTTGCATACCCTCGTTATCAGCCGCGCAACCGTTAGTGAGCTGGGTATTTTTGTTGCGCTGCTACTTGATGCGCTGTTACTGATTGCATACGTCTATCTTACAGGCGGTATTGCCAACCCCTTGATTTCACTTTTGCTATTACCGGTAGCTACCGCTTCTTTGATGCTCAAGTCGCGCTACGCACTAAGCTTGTTAGTGATCGCTATCGCAGGCTATAGCCTACTGTTAAGTGTGGTATCAGAACATCAAGCTCATCAAAGCTTCATTTCACACCTTATCGGCATGTGGCTGGTGTTTATTGCCAGTGCGCTGTTGCTGTATTACCTGGTCAGTCGTCTGGTGCGGGCAACCCGAGGCCAGCAGCTGGAGTTAGAACAGCAGAAGCAACGACAACTCAGAGATGATTATTTGCTGGCATTGGGTGTTTCGGCAGCTGATGCGGCACATCAACTGAATACTCCGCTTTCCAGTATGGCGGTGATGGTTGATGATATGCCCGTATCGGATGATAAAAAGTTAATGGAGCAGCAGATTAGTCGCTGCCAGAAGATTACGCAGAGTATTCAGGCGCAGTTCGAACAATTAAAGCAGCGCCAGTATCAAACGATCTCGGTGAGTGACTTGTTAAGTCAGGTTGCTTCCAGTTTCCGCTTGCTGCATCCGGAAGTCAGGTTGGAATTGGATGCTGGGTCTGACTGCAACAGCAATCTGTATCAGCTAAACAGCCACCTTGGTTTTAACAGCGCCTTGCTTAATATCATGGATAACGCCGCTAAGGCTTCGGAGCTTAATCAACAGTCACGTATCAAGCTGGCCTGCGAGATTGATAAGAACCATGCTGGTCAGCCATCCCTTACTCTACAAATTTTTGATTATGGTGAAGGCCTGGCTAAGCATCAGCTAGAGAGTTACGGCTTTGTGCCTAATTTTAATTCACAGCAGGGTATGGGCACCGGTAGCCTGATATCCAGTGCCAGTATTGAATTGATGGATGGCACCATTCACATAGAAAATCATCCGCAAGGGGCTGTGGTGACAGTAAGTTTACCTATTAAGCAGCAAGTTACAGCGAAAACCAGGAGCTAG
- a CDS encoding YqcC family protein: MMSSIDWLTKYIEIFDRIEEHMLELELWSESHPGHHKLQSSMPFCVDTLQLEEWLQFVFLPKMREYVEEERLPPGPAQITPIAEETYKDQPELKSLIELLRKFDEISHLSHLH, translated from the coding sequence ATGATGAGTAGTATCGATTGGCTTACTAAGTACATAGAAATATTTGATAGGATTGAAGAGCATATGCTTGAACTTGAGCTATGGTCAGAGTCACATCCAGGACATCATAAATTGCAGAGCAGCATGCCATTTTGTGTGGATACGTTGCAGCTAGAAGAGTGGTTACAGTTTGTGTTCCTGCCAAAAATGCGTGAGTATGTAGAAGAGGAGCGCTTGCCTCCAGGCCCAGCACAAATTACACCCATCGCAGAAGAGACTTATAAAGACCAACCGGAACTGAAATCATTAATCGAATTGCTTAGAAAGTTTGATGAAATTTCCCATTTAAGCCATCTGCACTAA